Part of the Candidatus Methylomirabilis sp. genome is shown below.
GGACGATCGGGTTCATCGGGGCTGGCAACATGGCCGAGGCGTTAATCCGCGGCCTGCTCGAAGCCAAGCTGGTGACGGCGGACCAAGTCATTGCCTCGGATATCATTGAGGCGAAGAGGCAGCAGATCCATCTGCGCTACGGCATCCAGACCGTGACCGAGGGCCGCGATGTGGGGATGAAAGCCTCCATCCTGGTCCTGGCCGTCAAGCCTCAGGACATGGAGGCGGCGCTGAAAGGGATCGCCGCTTCTGTGGATCAGGCCAAGACGATCATCTCGGTTGCCGCCGGCATCACGATCACTTTCATCGCCGAGCGCCTGCCCGCCAAGACGCGGATCATTCGCGTTATGCCCAATACGCCGGCCCTGGTTCTGGCGGGCGCCGCCGGTATTGCGAAGGGTGAGCATGCGACAGCCGAAGACCTGCAGATTGCAGAGGCGATCTTCGCCGCTGTCGGGAAGGCGGTTGTGGTCGAGGAGAAGCATCTGGACGCCGTGACAGGGCTGAGCGGCAGCGGCCCAGCCTACGTGT
Proteins encoded:
- the proC gene encoding pyrroline-5-carboxylate reductase codes for the protein MLQGRTIGFIGAGNMAEALIRGLLEAKLVTADQVIASDIIEAKRQQIHLRYGIQTVTEGRDVGMKASILVLAVKPQDMEAALKGIAASVDQAKTIISVAAGITITFIAERLPAKTRIIRVMPNTPALVLAGAAGIAKGEHATAEDLQIAEAIFAAVGKAVVVEEKHLDAVTGLSGSGPAYVFLFVEALADAGVQMGLARDVARLLAAQTVLGAAKMVLESGRHPAELKDMVASPGGTTIAGLYALERGGLRGTLIEAVEAATIRSRELGRR